The following proteins are co-located in the Acipenser ruthenus chromosome 35, fAciRut3.2 maternal haplotype, whole genome shotgun sequence genome:
- the LOC131705225 gene encoding cocaine- and amphetamine-regulated transcript protein-like, whose translation MDSFTVRTALCLGICLSILVIACQGQTGLEDGTQSQEEQYPQQRYAARELVDALEGLLENNSDTIAVEKKASQIPRCDVGERCALKYGPRIGKLCDCLRGAACNTFLLRCY comes from the exons ATGGACAGCTTCACAGTGAGGACGGCTCTCTGTCTGGGCATCTGCCTATCTATTCTCGTCATTGCCTGCCAGGGACAGACGGGACTCGAGGACGGAACACAATCACAGGAGGAGCAGTATCCTCAGCAGAGATATGCAGCCCGAGAACTG GTAGACGCGTTGGAAGGGCTGCTGGAGAACAACAGCGACACAATTGCAGTGGAGAAGAAGGCCAGTCAGATCCCGCGG TGTGATGTTGGCGAGCGATGTGCCCTTAAATACGGGCCCAGGATCGGCAAACTATGCGACTGTCTCCGGGGTGCCGCGTGCAACACCTTCCTCCTGAGGTGCTACTAA